From Haloglomus litoreum, the proteins below share one genomic window:
- a CDS encoding Cdc6/Cdc18 family protein has product MITNARVLQADWVPREIVHRNPEKNLLQTALQPVADGGRPEDALITGPSGAGKTCLARYSLQQIEEERLDIHTKHVDCWAASKPFRVLLELLDPVAPTHDIHRTTARDTMLSRLRDVDAPYLAVLDEADQLGDPGLLGELYSIPKLTLVLVTNDEQSLSGLFDERLRSRFRSGVHVHCDSYSLDTLVSILDRRARGALEPGAVERPQLERIADAAAGDARRAISILRRAARRAMDDEAGVIDGSHITPAIPEAAREQRQADLERLNDHQRAVYAVLANADGGAAPKAVYEEYTQRVSSPKTKRTVRDYLGKLQSYNLATATGEGPARRYHVVEIDSPEAEPAAE; this is encoded by the coding sequence ATGATTACCAACGCCCGTGTCCTCCAGGCGGATTGGGTCCCGCGGGAGATCGTCCACCGCAACCCGGAGAAGAATCTCCTGCAGACCGCCCTCCAGCCCGTCGCCGACGGCGGGCGGCCCGAAGACGCGCTCATCACCGGGCCATCCGGCGCCGGGAAGACCTGTCTCGCGCGCTACTCGCTCCAGCAGATCGAGGAGGAGCGGCTCGACATCCACACGAAACATGTCGACTGCTGGGCCGCCAGCAAGCCGTTTCGCGTGCTCCTCGAACTCCTCGACCCGGTCGCGCCCACCCACGACATCCATCGGACCACAGCCCGTGACACGATGCTCTCGCGACTCCGCGATGTCGACGCCCCCTACCTCGCGGTGCTCGACGAAGCCGACCAGCTGGGCGACCCCGGGCTCCTCGGCGAACTCTACTCCATCCCGAAGCTGACGCTCGTCCTGGTGACCAACGACGAGCAGTCGCTCTCGGGCCTGTTCGACGAGCGCCTGCGGTCACGGTTCCGCTCGGGCGTCCATGTCCACTGCGACAGCTACAGCCTCGACACGCTCGTCTCCATCCTCGACCGGCGAGCCCGCGGCGCGCTCGAACCCGGCGCGGTCGAGCGACCGCAGCTCGAACGCATCGCCGACGCCGCGGCCGGGGACGCCCGCCGGGCCATCAGCATCCTCCGACGGGCCGCCCGGCGGGCGATGGACGATGAAGCGGGCGTGATCGACGGGAGTCATATCACCCCGGCCATCCCCGAGGCGGCTCGCGAGCAGCGACAGGCCGACCTCGAACGGCTGAACGACCACCAGCGGGCCGTCTACGCGGTGCTCGCGAACGCCGACGGCGGAGCGGCTCCGAAAGCGGTGTACGAGGAATATACCCAGCGGGTGTCGTCGCCGAAGACGAAGCGGACGGTCCGGGACTACCTCGGGAAGCTCCAGAGCTACAACCTGGCGACCGCGACCGGCGAAGGGCCTGCTCGTCGGTATCACGTCGTCGAGATCGACTCGCCCGAGGCCGAGCCCGCGGCCGAGTAA
- a CDS encoding type IV pilin N-terminal domain-containing protein, translating to MEFTNLLGDDDAVSPVIGVILMVAITVILAAVIGTFVLGLGDQVSDTSPQASFTFDLTDNAPGTADSLTITHDGGDKIAASQISFASTGAIGTDSNPQTGVPYDAKIRPDSDTWEEEAGSGDVSAGSAATLAGDDFQQASAADNANDLDGDSDQSVNVDSADEPTGSKEIDSLQLNGATIRVTWSSSNGGDTATLGKWTGPDA from the coding sequence ATGGAATTCACAAACCTACTCGGCGACGACGACGCGGTGTCGCCGGTCATCGGGGTCATCCTGATGGTCGCGATAACCGTCATCCTGGCTGCCGTCATCGGCACGTTCGTGCTCGGTCTCGGTGACCAGGTCAGTGACACGAGCCCGCAGGCGAGCTTCACGTTCGACCTGACTGATAACGCTCCGGGTACTGCCGATTCCCTTACTATCACGCACGATGGTGGGGACAAGATTGCTGCTTCACAGATTAGCTTCGCTAGTACTGGGGCAATCGGTACAGACAGCAACCCACAAACTGGAGTTCCGTACGATGCAAAGATACGCCCAGACTCTGATACCTGGGAGGAAGAAGCGGGCTCTGGCGATGTTTCGGCAGGTAGTGCGGCAACGCTTGCCGGTGATGACTTCCAACAGGCTAGTGCGGCAGACAATGCTAATGACCTCGACGGTGACAGCGACCAGTCGGTGAACGTCGACAGTGCTGATGAACCTACGGGGAGCAAGGAAATCGATAGCCTACAGCTGAATGGGGCGACTATCCGCGTGACGTGGTCCTCCTCGAACGGTGGCGACACGGCCACGCTCGGCAAGTGGACCGGTCCGGACGCCTAG
- a CDS encoding type IV pilin N-terminal domain-containing protein: MEFGNLFADEDAVSPVIGVILMVAITVILAAVIGTFVLGLGDQVSNTSPQASFTFDFDDRENGGTPQDRLTVTHDGGDKISASQLSIKATGAVDDLDASTPSDVFIQGGSLQDGSSWQAIADMQNDNTDDNDGPSEVSAGSSITIQAEGGSTYSVIANSETGGSTVNNVDLNEATVRVTWASSNGGDTATLGKWTGPDA; the protein is encoded by the coding sequence ATGGAATTCGGTAACCTGTTCGCCGACGAAGACGCGGTCTCGCCGGTCATCGGGGTCATCCTGATGGTCGCGATAACCGTCATCCTGGCCGCCGTTATCGGCACGTTCGTGCTCGGTCTCGGGGACCAGGTCTCGAACACGAGCCCGCAGGCGAGCTTCACGTTCGACTTTGACGATCGTGAGAATGGTGGGACGCCGCAAGACCGCCTAACGGTTACTCACGATGGTGGTGACAAGATTTCCGCGTCGCAGCTCAGTATCAAAGCCACTGGCGCTGTCGATGATCTTGATGCGAGCACCCCATCGGATGTCTTCATCCAGGGCGGTTCGCTCCAGGATGGAAGCAGCTGGCAGGCCATCGCAGATATGCAGAACGACAATACTGACGACAACGATGGACCCAGTGAGGTATCTGCCGGCAGTAGCATCACGATACAGGCCGAAGGAGGTAGTACCTACTCGGTTATCGCAAACTCTGAAACTGGAGGATCGACTGTAAACAACGTTGACCTGAACGAGGCCACTGTTCGGGTCACCTGGGCCTCCTCGAACGGTGGCGACACGGCCACGCTCGGCAAGTGGACTGGCCCGGACGCGTAA
- a CDS encoding type IV pilin N-terminal domain-containing protein — MKLNNLLGDDDAVSPVIGVILMVAITVILAAVIGTFVLGLGDQVSNTSPTASFTFDFDGSVSVTDTSELANNGDNSDSGELSITHDGGDGIAVSQLSVTDGTDTIESPSGWSNDVTAGDTATVDADNSDTVRVVWESSNGGDTATLGKWTGPEAN; from the coding sequence ATGAAACTCAACAACCTACTTGGCGACGACGACGCGGTGTCGCCGGTCATCGGGGTCATCCTGATGGTCGCGATAACCGTCATCCTGGCCGCCGTTATCGGCACGTTCGTGCTCGGTCTCGGGGACCAGGTCTCGAACACGAGTCCGACCGCGAGCTTCACGTTCGACTTCGACGGCAGTGTATCAGTCACTGACACAAGCGAACTGGCAAATAATGGTGACAACTCCGACAGTGGTGAACTGAGCATCACGCATGATGGTGGTGACGGGATTGCTGTCTCGCAGCTCTCCGTCACTGATGGAACCGACACTATCGAGAGCCCATCGGGATGGTCAAACGACGTAACTGCCGGTGATACCGCCACGGTTGATGCAGACAACAGTGATACGGTCCGCGTTGTCTGGGAATCCTCGAACGGTGGCGACACGGCTACGCTCGGAAAGTGGACTGGACCGGAGGCTAACTAA
- a CDS encoding site-specific integrase: MVRVDDGGDVTKCWLDQEELSRLERVAGRDDWMREVAIQLMGRCGLRAHEVPYPADEHLRWSEEGECWLFEVRGKNTSGGDRKLRDAWMPDRVAEDLNKYTRERDLGRGDPWVPRSTPTVRRWVDTATDDIADQLGDDRWRSVTSHDLRRSWATHHLVEEGRDVRTMMSIGGWSDYSAIEPYLKEATEARIGEVMGGPEAL, from the coding sequence ATGGTTCGCGTGGACGATGGCGGCGACGTGACGAAGTGCTGGCTCGACCAGGAGGAACTCTCCCGGCTGGAACGGGTGGCCGGTCGCGACGACTGGATGCGCGAGGTGGCCATCCAGTTGATGGGCCGGTGCGGCCTGCGCGCTCACGAAGTGCCGTACCCGGCCGACGAGCATCTCCGCTGGAGCGAGGAGGGCGAGTGTTGGCTGTTCGAGGTCCGGGGCAAGAACACGAGCGGCGGCGACCGGAAGCTCCGCGACGCCTGGATGCCTGACCGCGTCGCCGAGGACCTGAACAAGTACACGCGAGAGCGCGACCTCGGCCGGGGCGACCCGTGGGTCCCGCGCTCGACGCCGACGGTGCGGCGCTGGGTCGACACCGCGACGGACGACATCGCCGACCAGTTGGGCGACGACCGCTGGCGGTCGGTGACCAGCCACGATCTCCGCCGCAGCTGGGCGACCCACCACCTCGTCGAGGAGGGCCGAGACGTACGGACCATGATGTCCATCGGTGGCTGGAGTGACTACTCGGCCATCGAGCCGTATCTGAAAGAAGCGACCGAGGCACGCATTGGCGAGGTGATGGGAGGCCCAGAAGCCCTATAG
- a CDS encoding carboxypeptidase-like regulatory domain-containing protein, with protein sequence MNETHHTDDGGGIVEDKLRLAELAGHLGSWLAVVTTMVMVGAAAAREVNPVSAFVIEHASMETWAVGTPLLVFAGFTMLRYARARNEAPDDLLKTHHLGGLLASGLLADGLLNCYAVATAGLPETLRWSVIAGEAAAVGVLALVLIVRPDPRPLVSAGRDVTSRLSAVEARSVALALMVVTSMFVGAVSISLGPLPAADRASAAGTVVDDFEDGSISDWTKVINGQAFSASQNRAYEGSYSMLHDGSDNGGGARITKDLSSANPSSASAWVYYANYSSSTRTSAFKLRSSSGSVATRVEVKESDGSLFVDSTDTGFDIPQNEWVRWKYKNIDYNSDTYTVIILDADGNEIYNQTGVGFVNSVSVEQFAVLGGSGGYQYWDFFAVDGAAVGQPVSGTISTADGSGINGGTVELLDSSDSVISTTTTNSSGYYQFDAVSDATDYQIRASASGYQNKTSDSFDVAGAPRTVDLKLFESGTFVREFQLDEAAKQTYPPSLSRLEVYRFDRAIEFPLPGGTTFKAGPGTWKEISDKDINAYGKASVRLEDGTPYRVEVVATSGDRSTRWGSLGWRANKSAPDPYLISVGDQDVTATPTATGTATSPTATPVATDGGTSGGGVSGPDYPGLNPPCDPFDRDNDGNLQECPDGDETDGPGSTVTYTASDGFGPRIAGECVLTDGTTGLLIEYWDPSYETTSLTFNVSHENSSYSGDRQFDTAAGYATWCVADAVTGNASDAADGALTGNYTANGTTFNYTESLQQSSLLGGPLGGGGGSGAGGATPGQQVVGIGLSAGVGYLLVRRFTDFRISSALSGAVSRARSLVGGGS encoded by the coding sequence ATGAACGAGACACATCACACGGACGACGGCGGAGGCATCGTCGAGGACAAACTGCGGCTGGCGGAGCTGGCGGGCCATCTCGGCTCGTGGCTCGCGGTCGTGACGACGATGGTGATGGTCGGCGCGGCGGCGGCCCGCGAGGTGAATCCGGTCAGCGCGTTCGTCATCGAGCACGCCTCGATGGAGACGTGGGCGGTCGGGACGCCGCTGCTGGTGTTCGCGGGTTTCACCATGCTGCGGTACGCCCGCGCTCGTAACGAGGCGCCGGACGATCTCCTGAAGACGCACCACCTCGGCGGCCTTCTCGCGAGCGGCCTCCTCGCGGACGGGCTGCTGAACTGTTACGCGGTCGCGACCGCGGGCCTGCCCGAGACGCTTCGTTGGTCCGTGATCGCGGGCGAGGCGGCGGCCGTGGGCGTGCTCGCGCTCGTCCTGATCGTGCGACCGGACCCGCGACCGCTCGTCTCGGCGGGTCGAGATGTCACCAGTCGGCTGTCGGCTGTTGAGGCGCGGAGCGTGGCGCTGGCGCTGATGGTGGTCACGTCGATGTTCGTCGGTGCTGTGTCAATCTCCCTGGGACCTCTCCCTGCTGCGGATCGCGCGTCTGCTGCGGGAACCGTTGTTGACGATTTCGAGGACGGTTCGATTTCAGATTGGACTAAGGTGATTAACGGGCAGGCCTTCTCGGCAAGTCAGAATCGAGCTTATGAAGGGTCTTATTCGATGTTACATGATGGCTCGGATAACGGCGGTGGTGCGCGGATCACGAAAGACCTGAGTTCTGCAAATCCATCTAGTGCTTCTGCATGGGTCTACTACGCAAATTATTCGAGTTCAACACGAACATCGGCATTTAAATTGCGAAGCAGTAGCGGAAGTGTCGCAACCCGCGTAGAAGTCAAGGAATCGGACGGGAGTCTTTTTGTAGATTCGACGGATACCGGATTCGATATACCTCAAAATGAGTGGGTACGGTGGAAGTATAAAAATATTGATTACAATTCCGATACCTACACGGTAATAATACTGGACGCTGACGGAAATGAGATTTACAACCAAACCGGCGTTGGCTTCGTAAATAGCGTTAGTGTAGAGCAATTCGCTGTTCTCGGAGGAAGTGGTGGCTATCAATATTGGGATTTCTTCGCAGTTGACGGGGCTGCTGTCGGCCAGCCCGTCTCTGGGACTATCTCCACGGCCGACGGCTCCGGGATCAATGGCGGGACTGTGGAATTGCTGGACTCCTCGGACTCCGTGATCTCCACGACGACGACCAACAGCAGCGGATACTACCAGTTCGATGCTGTCTCTGACGCAACGGATTACCAAATTCGCGCTTCGGCGTCGGGTTACCAGAACAAGACCTCGGATAGCTTCGATGTTGCCGGCGCCCCGCGAACTGTCGACCTGAAACTCTTCGAGAGCGGAACCTTCGTCCGCGAGTTCCAGCTCGACGAGGCCGCGAAGCAGACCTACCCGCCTTCGCTGTCGCGGCTGGAGGTCTACCGTTTCGACCGTGCTATCGAGTTCCCGCTGCCCGGCGGCACGACGTTCAAGGCCGGCCCTGGCACCTGGAAGGAGATCTCCGACAAGGACATCAACGCCTACGGGAAGGCGAGCGTCCGCCTGGAGGACGGCACGCCCTACCGCGTCGAGGTCGTCGCGACCAGCGGTGACCGCTCGACACGCTGGGGCTCGCTGGGCTGGCGGGCGAACAAGTCGGCGCCGGACCCGTACCTGATCAGCGTCGGCGACCAGGATGTGACGGCCACGCCGACCGCGACCGGCACGGCGACCTCGCCGACGGCCACGCCCGTCGCGACGGACGGCGGGACCAGCGGAGGAGGCGTGTCAGGGCCCGATTACCCTGGCCTGAATCCGCCGTGTGACCCCTTCGACCGGGACAACGACGGGAACCTCCAGGAGTGCCCCGACGGCGACGAGACCGACGGGCCCGGCTCGACCGTGACGTACACCGCGTCGGACGGGTTCGGGCCGCGCATCGCCGGGGAGTGTGTCCTCACGGACGGCACGACCGGGCTCCTCATCGAGTACTGGGACCCGTCCTACGAGACGACGAGCCTCACGTTCAACGTCTCGCACGAGAACAGCTCGTACAGCGGGGATCGGCAGTTCGACACGGCCGCGGGCTACGCGACGTGGTGCGTGGCCGACGCCGTGACCGGAAACGCCTCGGACGCGGCCGACGGCGCGCTCACGGGCAACTACACGGCCAACGGCACGACGTTCAACTACACCGAGTCGCTCCAGCAGTCGTCGCTGCTGGGCGGGCCGCTCGGCGGCGGTGGCGGCTCTGGCGCGGGCGGGGCGACGCCCGGGCAGCAGGTCGTCGGCATCGGCCTGTCGGCTGGCGTGGGCTACCTGCTCGTCCGGCGCTTCACCGACTTCCGCATCAGTTCGGCGCTCTCGGGGGCGGTCTCCCGGGCCCGGTCGCTCGTGGGTGGTGGCTCGTGA